A region of Antedon mediterranea chromosome 8, ecAntMedi1.1, whole genome shotgun sequence DNA encodes the following proteins:
- the LOC140056698 gene encoding uncharacterized protein: MTSETSVAVSDLVVTLSAVGPVLALAQSNKYASAGFLLVAAASSLGIFRFGLSHPGRSLIYFHDLFTWVSKGLGMSLLATGFFYSNNLPTIGTIHLVSAIIITIVRIANLTNEQVAETATEVVMTSAVVSFLLGSLYLKNPFAILGTLLYAISGLVGTDGDILQVKRVNWFHYIFAFGTMTLMKAYEYENS, translated from the coding sequence ATGACTTCTGAAACTAGTGTCGCAGTATCTGATTTGGTTGTCACCCTATCTGCTGTAGGTCCAGTATTAGCACTAGCTCAAAGTAATAAATATGCCTCAGCTGGATTCCTGCTGGTTGCTGCAGCCTCATCGTTGGGCATCTTCAGATTTGGACTAAGCCACCCTGGTAGGAGCCTTATCTACTTTCATGATCTCTTCACATGGGTGTCAAAAGGATTAGGAATGAGCCTTCTGGcaactggttttttttattcaaataatctTCCAACCATCGGAACAATTCATCTGGTATCGGCAATAATCATCACTATCGTGCGGATTGCAAATCTTACAAACGAACAAGTTGCAGAAACGGCAACAGAAGTCGTTATGACCTCGGCGGTTGTGTCCTTTTTACTCGGTAGTCTCTATTTAAAGAATCCATTTGCAATTTTAGGAACGTTGCTTTATGCGATTTCAGGTCTGGTTGGAACAGACGGTGATATTTTACAAGTGAAACGTGTGAATTGGTTTCATTATATCTTTGCTTTTGGAACAATGACATTGATGAAAGCTTATGAATATGAAAACTCTTGA